From the Acidilutibacter cellobiosedens genome, one window contains:
- a CDS encoding NADH-dependent [FeFe] hydrogenase, group A6, producing the protein MEMINVTIDGKNYKIPENYTVLKACREAGVYVPTLCYLEGINQVGSCRLCLVEVERQKNLKASCVLPVAEGMVIKTNTKRVREARKVNLELLLSNHNRECTSCERSGNCELQRLSDEIGIRNIEFIGEKTVKPVDTSSPSIVRDPSKCILCGRCISVCSKVQGVSAIGFRNRGFKTTVGPIFDKGLGEVDCINCGQCIINCPVGALKEKESIDYVWDAIEDPSKYVIVQTAPAVRAALGEEFGLPIGTRVTGKMAAALRRMGFDKVFDTDFGADLTIMEEGFELLDRIQNGGKLPMVTSCSPGWIKYCEHFHPDMLENLSTCKSPHEMLGAVMKTYFAQKHGLDPKDIFVVSVMPCTAKKFEAKREELRESGFPDVDAVITTRELAKMIKQASIDFNKLPDEDFDEVFGESTGASVIFGVTGGVMEAALRTVSEVVTNKPLEKIKFNEVRGLEGIKEAEITLGDKNIKIAVANSTGCANKLLEKVKSGEKEYHFIEIMGCPGGCINGGGQPFVSDKTKTEEDVLGKRANALYEEDESKTIRKSHENPMIKMIYDEFFEKPNSHKAHEILHTHYVKRPKYTE; encoded by the coding sequence ATGGAAATGATAAATGTTACTATAGATGGTAAAAATTATAAAATACCAGAAAATTATACAGTTTTAAAAGCCTGTAGAGAGGCTGGAGTATATGTTCCTACCCTTTGTTATCTGGAAGGAATCAACCAAGTGGGATCATGCAGACTATGTCTTGTAGAAGTTGAAAGGCAAAAGAATTTAAAGGCATCTTGTGTTTTGCCTGTTGCAGAGGGTATGGTAATTAAGACAAATACAAAGAGAGTTAGAGAGGCAAGAAAGGTAAATTTGGAACTTCTTTTATCAAATCATAATAGAGAATGTACTTCCTGTGAAAGAAGCGGAAATTGTGAATTACAAAGGCTGTCTGATGAAATTGGTATAAGAAATATAGAATTTATAGGTGAAAAAACAGTAAAACCTGTAGATACCAGTTCTCCATCTATTGTAAGGGACCCTTCCAAATGTATTCTTTGCGGAAGGTGTATAAGTGTTTGCAGTAAAGTTCAGGGAGTTAGTGCTATAGGATTTAGAAATAGAGGATTTAAAACAACAGTAGGACCTATCTTTGATAAAGGCCTGGGAGAAGTTGATTGTATTAATTGCGGACAGTGTATAATTAATTGTCCTGTAGGAGCATTGAAGGAAAAAGAATCCATTGATTATGTATGGGATGCAATAGAGGATCCATCAAAATATGTAATTGTTCAGACTGCACCGGCAGTTAGGGCAGCTTTGGGAGAAGAGTTTGGGCTCCCTATAGGCACAAGGGTAACAGGAAAGATGGCAGCAGCTTTAAGAAGAATGGGTTTTGATAAGGTGTTTGATACGGATTTCGGTGCTGATTTAACCATAATGGAAGAGGGTTTTGAACTCTTAGATAGGATACAAAACGGAGGAAAGCTTCCCATGGTGACTTCATGTTCTCCTGGATGGATTAAGTACTGCGAACATTTCCACCCGGATATGTTGGAAAATTTGTCTACATGCAAATCACCTCATGAGATGTTGGGAGCAGTAATGAAGACATATTTTGCACAAAAACACGGCTTAGATCCTAAGGATATATTTGTCGTATCTGTGATGCCTTGTACGGCAAAGAAATTTGAAGCAAAAAGAGAAGAGCTGAGAGAATCAGGATTTCCAGATGTAGATGCTGTTATTACAACAAGAGAACTGGCAAAGATGATTAAACAGGCAAGTATTGATTTTAATAAGCTACCTGATGAAGATTTTGATGAAGTATTCGGGGAATCTACAGGGGCATCGGTAATATTTGGAGTTACAGGAGGAGTAATGGAAGCGGCATTAAGAACTGTATCTGAAGTAGTAACAAATAAACCATTAGAAAAGATAAAATTTAATGAAGTAAGAGGCTTGGAAGGAATAAAGGAAGCCGAAATTACTCTTGGAGATAAAAATATTAAGATTGCTGTAGCAAATAGTACGGGATGTGCCAATAAATTATTGGAAAAAGTAAAATCAGGAGAAAAGGAATATCATTTTATTGAGATAATGGGTTGTCCAGGAGGATGTATTAACGGAGGAGGTCAGCCTTTCGTAAGTGATAAGACAAAAACGGAAGAAGATGTTTTAGGCAAGAGAGCTAATGCATTATATGAAGAAGATGAGTCGAAAACTATAAGAAAATCTCATGAAAATCCAATGATTAAGATGATCTATGATGAATTCTTTGAAAAACCAAATAGCCATAAAGCTCATGAAATTCTCCATACCCATTATGTAAAAAGGCCTAAATATACCGAATAA
- the istB gene encoding IS21-like element helper ATPase IstB, producing the protein MKVKLNEEIKEYCNILKLKGIKTHYEEVISEAADYEDFLHKLLTYEMEEKDKRSIECRIRNAHLPYRQYIEDIEIDCLPVDMQKRLPELATLDFIEKGKNIIMTGNPGTGKTMVSIALALKACMAGYKVLFTTIPLLVTTLKESNSAKTLRYFENRFEKYDLVVADELGYTSFDREGTDLLFNNLSLRAARKSTIITSNLSFERWIEVFGDPTVTSAMIDRLTYKAILVDMEGDSYRLRETLRENGASIKSLTA; encoded by the coding sequence ATGAAGGTTAAATTAAATGAAGAGATTAAAGAATACTGTAATATATTGAAACTTAAAGGAATTAAAACTCACTATGAAGAAGTAATATCTGAAGCGGCTGATTATGAGGATTTTCTTCATAAGCTTTTAACTTATGAGATGGAAGAAAAGGATAAGCGTTCCATTGAATGTCGTATTCGAAATGCACATTTGCCTTACAGGCAATATATTGAAGATATTGAAATTGACTGTCTCCCAGTAGATATGCAGAAAAGACTTCCTGAGTTAGCAACACTTGATTTTATCGAAAAAGGCAAAAATATCATAATGACCGGTAACCCGGGAACCGGAAAAACTATGGTTAGTATTGCTTTAGCATTAAAGGCTTGCATGGCAGGTTATAAGGTTCTGTTCACGACAATTCCACTACTGGTTACTACATTGAAGGAAAGCAATAGCGCTAAGACCTTGAGATATTTTGAGAATAGATTTGAAAAATATGACCTTGTAGTGGCAGATGAACTTGGGTACACCTCGTTTGACCGGGAAGGGACAGATCTGCTGTTTAATAATCTTTCTTTAAGGGCAGCAAGGAAATCAACAATAATTACTTCTAACCTTTCATTTGAGCGTTGGATTGAGGTTTTCGGTGATCCGACAGTTACAAGTGCGATGATAGATAGACTTACTTACAAGGCAATTCTTGTCGACATGGAGGGTGATTCTTATCGGCTAAGAGAAACATTAAGAGAAAATGGTGCATCTATTAAATCTTTAACAGCTTAA
- a CDS encoding ATP-binding cassette domain-containing protein: MSIIKVKDLRKTYKVNIKREGFKESIKNLIKPQYKEVEAIKNISFQIDDAELIGIVGLNGAGKTTLLKILSGLIYPTGGEVNVLDYNPWDKKKEFLKQIGMAAGQKSQLWWDLPAIESYKVEKAIYQIEEVSYNEMLKELSEMLDVEKLFTIC; the protein is encoded by the coding sequence ATGAGTATTATAAAGGTGAAAGATCTGAGAAAGACTTATAAAGTCAATATTAAAAGGGAAGGTTTTAAAGAATCAATTAAAAATCTTATAAAACCACAATACAAAGAAGTCGAAGCTATAAAAAACATAAGCTTTCAGATTGACGATGCTGAATTAATTGGCATAGTAGGATTAAACGGAGCAGGAAAGACCACTCTCTTAAAGATACTATCCGGCCTAATATATCCAACTGGAGGAGAGGTTAATGTTTTGGATTATAATCCTTGGGATAAGAAAAAGGAATTTTTGAAACAAATCGGCATGGCAGCAGGGCAAAAGAGTCAACTATGGTGGGACCTACCGGCTATTGAATCGTATAAGGTCGAAAAAGCAATTTATCAAATAGAAGAAGTTTCTTATAATGAGATGTTAAAGGAATTATCTGAAATGCTTGATGTTGAGAAACTGTTTACTATCTGTTAA
- a CDS encoding IS630 family transposase: protein MDIVENTEDICLFAMDETGIRLESKNHYSWSPKGKPTIIEQNGCKKGLNIIGATEISKDFSMFTKAYSSVNSITAQEIVYFLQGLIEAYPNKTLMVILDNARTHTAQIVQDFAALHEDKLHLIFQPPYSPQLNPQENIWKWFKDECAQSNTYKNEKELQRRTDEFFSHANSHPQEVKSHAWARSFYK from the coding sequence TTGGATATTGTTGAGAATACAGAGGATATCTGCCTTTTCGCTATGGACGAAACAGGCATACGGCTTGAATCTAAAAATCACTATTCTTGGAGTCCTAAGGGAAAACCTACGATAATTGAACAAAACGGCTGTAAAAAAGGACTCAACATTATAGGGGCAACTGAAATCTCTAAAGATTTCAGCATGTTTACTAAAGCTTATTCCTCTGTAAACAGTATTACTGCCCAAGAAATTGTATATTTTCTTCAAGGCCTTATTGAGGCATATCCAAATAAAACTTTAATGGTAATTTTGGATAACGCTCGCACCCATACTGCACAAATTGTACAAGATTTTGCTGCTTTGCATGAAGACAAACTGCATCTTATTTTTCAGCCGCCATATTCTCCCCAATTAAACCCGCAGGAGAACATATGGAAGTGGTTCAAAGATGAGTGTGCCCAAAGTAATACGTACAAGAATGAAAAGGAATTACAGCGCCGAACCGATGAATTCTTTAGTCACGCCAACTCGCATCCCCAAGAAGTAAAGAGCCATGCGTGGGCAAGGTCTTTTTACAAATAA
- a CDS encoding ABC transporter permease — translation MKYINILKRYISIFKLFTKINFIKDMQFRVHFITQIALMFVNSIISLINILILMKFTPSIGGWNKTQILLLQGIIWIVDSIFGGLFFFSLIRIPNSVRNYDIDFILLKPINNIFYVSMRYMNFGILFSSVWGIILIIFVTINYSIPIVNLLWFIFQLVPSILIIYSIFFFIVTMSLRFIRVNGLIQMFWSIMDLGKNPGGIYNSWLRHILVLVIPVLVIYNYPVSILWNGFNLGYTGIAMILAIVLITASTYFWQKSLASIYQ, via the coding sequence ATGAAATATATTAATATTCTTAAAAGATATATTAGTATTTTTAAATTATTCACTAAGATTAATTTTATAAAAGATATGCAATTTAGGGTACATTTTATAACTCAAATAGCTTTAATGTTTGTAAATAGCATTATCTCGCTTATAAATATTTTAATTCTAATGAAGTTTACACCAAGCATTGGTGGATGGAATAAAACACAAATTTTGTTATTACAAGGTATAATTTGGATTGTAGATTCTATTTTTGGAGGGCTATTCTTTTTTAGCTTAATTCGAATTCCTAATAGTGTACGAAACTATGATATAGATTTTATACTTTTAAAACCAATTAATAACATATTTTATGTATCTATGAGATATATGAATTTTGGAATTCTTTTTAGCTCGGTGTGGGGAATAATTTTAATTATATTTGTTACTATAAATTATTCGATACCTATTGTTAATTTATTATGGTTTATTTTTCAATTAGTTCCTTCCATATTAATAATTTATTCTATATTCTTTTTCATTGTAACGATGTCTTTAAGATTTATTAGAGTTAATGGTTTAATTCAAATGTTCTGGTCCATTATGGATTTGGGTAAAAATCCAGGGGGAATATATAATTCATGGTTAAGACATATTTTAGTATTAGTAATTCCTGTTTTGGTAATTTACAATTATCCTGTTAGTATTTTATGGAATGGATTCAATTTAGGTTACACAGGGATTGCAATGATACTTGCTATTGTTTTAATAACAGCAAGCACCTACTTTTGGCAGAAATCTCTTGCGAGTATTTATCAATAG
- a CDS encoding helix-turn-helix domain-containing protein: MARKCVEVKTLHGYTIENLNEIEKKLKSDYSKSLMRAVIMRHQGIHTSVVAKTIGKSVPSVTIYINRWNESGINAVADLRGGSVSTFTNEMLNDLKDTVVNKNPRELGFTAATWNTHMLKEYIAEKYGLEYSSEWIRQLLIRLGFSYKRGLYQPTKVDPELQALFKKNSRPLGYC, encoded by the coding sequence ATGGCAAGAAAATGTGTTGAGGTCAAAACTTTACATGGATATACAATTGAAAATCTTAATGAGATTGAAAAAAAACTTAAGAGTGACTACTCAAAATCATTAATGAGGGCAGTTATCATGAGACATCAAGGCATTCATACATCTGTTGTCGCAAAAACAATTGGCAAATCTGTACCGTCAGTTACTATATATATTAATAGATGGAATGAATCAGGTATAAATGCCGTTGCCGATCTTCGTGGTGGCAGTGTAAGTACTTTTACCAACGAAATGCTCAATGACCTAAAAGATACTGTTGTTAACAAAAATCCAAGAGAATTAGGGTTTACCGCAGCCACATGGAATACCCATATGCTCAAAGAATATATTGCTGAAAAATATGGCTTAGAGTATTCTTCCGAATGGATACGACAATTGCTTATTAGATTAGGCTTTTCCTATAAAAGAGGATTATATCAACCAACAAAGGTAGACCCTGAACTACAGGCACTGTTTAAAAAAAATAGCCGACCTCTTGGATATTGTTGA
- a CDS encoding ABC transporter ATP-binding protein, whose amino-acid sequence MRAIEVNSLTKCFKTLQKDIGIKNSLKSLFKREYRNILALDDISFSIEEGEVIGLIGLNGAGKTTLLKCLAGLIYPTKGEIKVLNTNPWNKENDFLKNIGFIMGQRGQLSLDLSAIDALKIEKEIYEIDDEWFKEELDELCQLMRVDHLLKTQLRKVSLGERMKLEIISVLLHKPELILLDEPTIGLDFIAQDNIRKFLIQYNNEHNSTMIVTSHNLVDIEKLCSKILLLNNGKLIYDGSLENFKRLYALKKKTIIVNHKESTNFDTILKFIKKQDKFKTILEVPQENLKEVKTILGSQESVTQITIEEDKLEDILSNMLLN is encoded by the coding sequence ATGCGGGCAATAGAAGTAAATTCTCTTACAAAATGTTTTAAAACACTTCAAAAAGATATAGGTATAAAGAACTCACTAAAGAGTTTATTTAAAAGAGAATATAGAAATATTTTAGCATTAGATGATATATCTTTTAGCATCGAAGAGGGGGAGGTGATAGGATTAATAGGGCTCAATGGTGCAGGGAAAACAACATTACTTAAATGTTTAGCTGGATTAATATATCCTACAAAAGGAGAAATAAAAGTTTTAAATACTAATCCATGGAACAAGGAAAACGATTTTCTAAAAAACATCGGTTTTATTATGGGTCAAAGAGGACAACTTTCTCTAGATTTATCAGCTATTGATGCACTAAAAATCGAAAAAGAAATTTATGAAATTGACGATGAATGGTTTAAAGAGGAGTTAGATGAATTGTGTCAGTTAATGAGAGTTGATCATCTTCTTAAAACACAATTAAGAAAAGTTTCATTAGGAGAACGAATGAAACTTGAAATTATATCAGTTTTGCTTCATAAACCAGAATTAATTTTATTAGATGAACCCACTATAGGTCTTGATTTTATAGCACAAGATAATATTAGAAAATTTTTAATTCAATATAATAATGAACATAATAGCACAATGATAGTTACAAGTCATAACCTTGTTGATATTGAGAAATTATGCTCGAAAATTTTATTGTTAAATAATGGAAAACTAATATATGACGGAAGTTTAGAGAATTTTAAAAGACTGTATGCATTGAAAAAGAAAACAATTATAGTAAATCATAAAGAAAGTACTAATTTTGATACTATTTTGAAATTTATTAAAAAACAAGATAAGTTTAAAACAATATTGGAAGTTCCTCAGGAGAATCTTAAAGAGGTAAAAACTATACTGGGAAGTCAAGAAAGTGTGACACAAATTACCATTGAAGAAGATAAGTTGGAAGATATACTATCTAATATGCTATTAAATTAG
- a CDS encoding ABC transporter permease, translated as MRVVKAIISASWKEEWMYRVNIISQIIFGIVPLLINIFLWKSIFLYRNGYSIGDYDYNNIVSYFILVYFVQQMTESRSLSVELGDDIQNGKLNSQLLKPISFVKIKFLSFFSKKVSFSLLRLIPIILFFIISKLKVEVNSRNLWLFILAFIMAITIQFIIGFILGIINFWFEENTAILDFYRNIALLLSGAVFPLSFLPDTFFMIVSLLPFQLTLYFPIEILLNNLYPMEIRKGLLLQVFWVLILGIFTIFLWKKGRKKYSGYNM; from the coding sequence ATGAGAGTTGTAAAAGCAATAATTTCCGCAAGTTGGAAAGAAGAATGGATGTATAGAGTTAACATAATAAGTCAAATTATATTTGGAATTGTACCACTATTAATTAATATCTTTTTATGGAAATCAATATTTTTATATAGAAATGGATATTCAATTGGTGATTATGATTATAATAATATTGTTAGCTATTTTATTTTAGTTTATTTTGTTCAGCAAATGACTGAAAGCCGTTCTTTATCAGTTGAATTGGGAGATGATATTCAAAATGGTAAATTGAACAGTCAATTATTGAAGCCTATTTCTTTTGTTAAAATTAAGTTTTTATCTTTTTTTTCAAAAAAAGTTAGTTTCTCTTTACTAAGATTAATACCTATAATATTATTTTTTATAATAAGTAAATTAAAGGTGGAAGTTAATTCAAGAAATCTATGGTTATTTATATTAGCATTTATTATGGCAATTACTATTCAATTTATTATTGGATTTATATTAGGAATAATAAATTTTTGGTTTGAAGAAAATACAGCAATATTAGATTTTTATAGAAATATAGCATTACTACTTAGTGGAGCAGTATTTCCATTGAGTTTTCTTCCAGATACATTTTTTATGATAGTAAGTTTATTGCCATTTCAATTAACTTTATATTTTCCTATTGAAATTTTATTAAACAATTTGTATCCAATGGAAATTAGAAAGGGTTTATTATTGCAGGTATTTTGGGTATTAATATTAGGAATATTTACTATTTTTTTGTGGAAAAAAGGAAGAAAGAAATACTCAGGATACAATATGTAA
- the istA gene encoding IS21 family transposase, translated as MIKLNQKQKIILKHIDGMSNRSIASELHMSKDTVNKYVNEYENQKQELLAKNPETDTKELIQAIVEKPKYNSENRGPNKVTSEMIEVIEECLKVNEWKRANGMSKQQMRKIDIHEYLLKKNFNISYSSVKRLVKTIEDRHREAFIRQEYVLGDVCEFDWGTAKLDIGGEGYKAYQMAVFTPAKSGIRYSMLFKSQDTPAFQQSHAEFFSFCKGNFRTMVYDNMRVAVKKFVGLFEKEPTKALTELSIYYGFNFRFTNIAKGNEKGHVERSVEYVRRKVFSEPGNDKFDTLAEANKFLFEECMKLNNKETSNGLVPMEIFKEEQKHLFPNLPKFESSIYSENRVDKYSTVTVSQNHYSVPDTLVGKMVKVKMFTDKIIIYYDNSIVAKHDRSFKLHDWKIEIHHYLRTLHKKPGALKGSTALLQTDTQIKYIYEQYYTKDAKTFLQVLEIIYEKGIHAVTEALRELEKLSPMDMSADKVKVICESRKEKEICVTVPLNDHLTEKSRSTLSIYDKLAALQSRKLNKEAV; from the coding sequence GTGATAAAATTGAATCAAAAACAAAAAATCATACTTAAACATATTGACGGTATGAGCAATCGAAGCATTGCCAGTGAGCTTCACATGAGCAAGGATACTGTAAATAAATATGTAAATGAGTATGAAAATCAAAAGCAAGAACTTTTAGCAAAAAATCCTGAAACAGATACAAAAGAATTAATTCAAGCAATTGTTGAAAAACCAAAATACAATTCTGAAAACAGAGGGCCAAACAAGGTAACATCTGAGATGATTGAAGTAATTGAAGAATGCTTAAAGGTTAATGAATGGAAGCGTGCTAACGGTATGTCAAAGCAGCAAATGAGAAAAATTGATATTCATGAATACTTGTTAAAGAAAAATTTTAATATTAGTTATTCATCAGTTAAAAGATTAGTTAAAACAATCGAGGATAGGCATCGTGAAGCTTTCATAAGACAAGAATATGTTCTTGGAGATGTATGTGAATTTGACTGGGGTACGGCAAAATTAGATATAGGGGGAGAAGGATATAAAGCTTATCAAATGGCAGTTTTTACTCCTGCTAAAAGCGGAATCAGATATTCAATGCTTTTTAAATCTCAAGATACTCCAGCATTTCAACAATCACATGCAGAATTTTTCTCATTTTGCAAAGGTAATTTTAGAACAATGGTCTATGATAATATGAGGGTTGCAGTTAAGAAATTTGTTGGATTGTTCGAAAAAGAGCCAACAAAAGCATTGACAGAATTATCAATATACTATGGATTCAACTTTAGGTTCACGAATATTGCAAAAGGCAATGAAAAGGGCCACGTTGAGAGAAGTGTAGAATATGTTAGAAGAAAAGTATTCAGTGAGCCGGGTAATGACAAATTCGACACTCTTGCAGAAGCAAACAAGTTTCTTTTTGAAGAATGTATGAAGCTTAATAATAAAGAAACATCTAACGGATTGGTGCCGATGGAAATCTTTAAAGAAGAGCAAAAACACTTGTTTCCTAACTTACCTAAGTTTGAAAGCAGTATTTATTCAGAAAACCGTGTTGACAAATATTCGACCGTAACGGTAAGTCAAAATCATTATTCTGTGCCGGATACATTAGTTGGTAAAATGGTAAAAGTGAAGATGTTTACAGATAAGATAATTATCTACTACGATAACAGCATTGTAGCTAAACATGACCGCAGTTTTAAACTGCATGACTGGAAAATTGAGATTCATCATTATCTTAGAACTCTACATAAAAAACCAGGTGCCCTCAAAGGAAGCACAGCACTGCTCCAAACGGACACCCAGATCAAATATATCTATGAACAGTATTATACCAAAGATGCCAAGACATTTCTACAAGTTTTAGAAATTATTTATGAAAAAGGAATCCATGCTGTGACAGAAGCTTTAAGGGAACTTGAAAAACTGTCACCAATGGATATGAGTGCTGATAAGGTTAAGGTGATTTGTGAAAGTAGAAAGGAAAAAGAAATTTGCGTTACTGTTCCATTAAATGATCATCTAACTGAAAAATCAAGGAGCACATTATCGATTTATGATAAACTTGCAGCACTCCAATCAAGAAAGCTTAACAAGGAGGCTGTATAG
- a CDS encoding IS110 family RNA-guided transposase: MSNILFQNLFISVGIDVGADFSFMSIALPNRTFVGKPFKILHSDLISLSMAVSKIKEAEEMYSLESHIFLESTGIYHFPLFCYLRDKGFLVSIINPIITKNSTNINIRKVHNDKFDSKKAALIGLNPDLKVSLIPSDLVLDLRNLSREYYDLMDNRSAYVNKLQGELRMVFPQFLKIFSKITVNTALTLLEKYTSPNKFLSASKDEIVASIRSTARFGITYSEKKYNAIIKAANEAKVFGCSVNSNFKRILLYIRFIRQYDAEIQAILSDMHELVNCSEDTDVVTQIHLIESFKGAGFLSAVSLMCEIGDFSAFQSPKQLFAYFGLDPAVKQSGNFEGTKISMSKRGSRIARMVLHTMALISISRNKDGSAKNPVLRDYYLKKCQSKPKMVALGAVMHKVCNIVFAILRDEKNLKSSHQRNTRRIT, encoded by the coding sequence ATGTCAAACATTTTATTTCAAAATTTATTTATTTCGGTTGGTATTGATGTCGGTGCAGATTTTAGCTTTATGTCTATTGCGCTTCCTAACCGAACCTTTGTAGGCAAACCCTTTAAAATCCTACATTCTGATTTAATTTCTCTTTCTATGGCTGTTTCTAAAATCAAAGAAGCAGAAGAGATGTATTCTTTGGAAAGTCACATTTTCCTTGAATCCACAGGAATTTATCATTTCCCGCTCTTCTGCTATCTTCGTGATAAGGGATTTTTGGTATCCATCATTAATCCTATCATCACTAAGAATAGCACAAATATTAATATTAGAAAAGTCCATAATGATAAATTTGATTCAAAAAAAGCTGCTTTAATTGGTTTAAACCCTGATTTAAAAGTTTCTCTTATTCCATCGGATCTTGTTCTTGATTTAAGAAATCTTTCAAGAGAGTACTATGATCTGATGGATAACCGTTCTGCTTATGTTAACAAGCTTCAAGGTGAACTACGAATGGTATTTCCCCAGTTTTTAAAGATTTTCTCTAAAATTACTGTAAATACAGCTTTAACCTTATTGGAAAAATACACATCTCCAAATAAATTTCTCAGTGCTTCTAAAGATGAAATTGTTGCTTCTATACGCTCTACTGCACGCTTCGGTATTACTTACTCTGAAAAAAAGTATAATGCAATTATTAAAGCTGCAAATGAGGCAAAGGTTTTTGGTTGTTCTGTAAACAGTAATTTTAAACGTATTCTTCTATACATCCGCTTTATCAGGCAGTATGATGCGGAAATCCAGGCTATACTTTCTGATATGCATGAATTAGTAAATTGCAGCGAAGATACTGACGTTGTAACGCAAATACATCTTATTGAATCCTTTAAAGGTGCCGGTTTCCTTTCAGCAGTAAGTTTAATGTGTGAAATTGGAGATTTCTCAGCATTTCAATCTCCAAAGCAACTATTTGCTTACTTTGGCCTAGACCCTGCTGTAAAACAATCAGGTAACTTTGAGGGCACTAAAATATCCATGTCTAAACGTGGTTCTCGCATTGCCAGAATGGTCCTTCATACAATGGCCCTAATCAGTATTAGCAGAAACAAAGATGGCTCAGCCAAGAATCCGGTATTGCGTGATTACTATTTAAAAAAATGCCAATCAAAGCCTAAAATGGTTGCTCTCGGTGCTGTTATGCACAAGGTCTGTAACATTGTATTTGCAATACTTCGTGATGAAAAAAATTTGAAATCATCACACCAGAGGAACACCAGAAGAATTACTTAA